The sequence CACAAATACAGGTCTTGTTTATTAGGATCATCAAGTAATATTTAAAAGCTACCATTTGGGAGAATCCACCAAAAGTAATGTATTTCGGATATGTCATTGCAAAGTGAAAAACAGCATCCGTAGCTAAATTTGATGAGCAAGCATGTACTACAGCTGATTGTTCATAGTGTATAACTATTCTATTAATAATTTCAACTTTCAAAAAGATTTATGAAAAAAGTAATCATGTATAAAGGCAGCAATTGGCTGCTGCCACATAGTCAACAGGCTCTATTTCTCACCATATCTATAGAAGAGAAACTTCAAAACCCATCAGGACCACATCCATACACAGATCACAGAAAAGTTACACATCTCGCTGATCAGTATTAGTAGACAATGGTCTTTGAAGTCTAAATCAAAttctattaatttttttgaagctatgcaaaaGCATCATGCCTATAGGCCCAAAAGAGCCAACAAACACCAAAGTGCAAGCGTGCAACACTCTGACTTGTATCCATTCTGAAATATTTCAAGCTTACCGTCAGATGCAAGCAACCAATCCAAAGCAATGGTTCCTCCATCACGCACAGAGAATAATTGCCTGAATAGTGAGTACGGTAGTTCAGCATACAAAAAGAATGAGCATTTATAACTAATAACAGTGAAGAAAATCCTCCACAAGGAACATAAACAGCAATCTATTTAGGAAATTAAGTCTTGTTGAAAGAAGCACCTGAATATAAAAGAAAGAGATGATAGATTTCAATATAGCATGATCACTAAGCATCAATCGACAGGTATAAATAGGAAGCTTGACCATTGTTCCTTATTGAAGTTCCTTCGGAAAATGAAAATCTTGGGATCCCACTCATCATTAATtaacaaaatacaaaaaaaaatttgcGCATCAAGGAATCAAGAAACAAAAAAGCTGCTATACTTGATAAATAGACCTCTATAAACTTTCACAAGTAGAGCAGACCAAAGAGATAGCAAGCACATAGACTAGAGGTAACATCAGGTGCCTAAAGGGTCAACTGTTAACAAATTTATGAAATTAGAGTCGGAGACTGTGTAGAAGATGCACCCAGGAACAGAATCAAAGAATTTGACATGGTGTCTTGGGGGGGAAAAACCTCCTCTCATTTTAAAAGTCCAGTTTCATATATGAATCAATAACAAATAGCAGGCAAAAACCTCATAATAAAGAAGTAGGACCCAAATCTTATGCAAAACCTACTACCAACCTTCGATACGTGACGCACGGAGGCTTCCCGAAGAAATGCAGGAAGGCAGTCTGCAGATGGGGGCTCGCGAGCCACGGCGTGGGCAAATACCTATAAAGGCCACCACCAATCATCATCAAACCCTATGATTACCAACGAGCATTACTAAAGGCCAGTCGAAAAGAACCAATCAGCAGCAAGATTCACCTCCGATGAAAGATACGGCACTTGGAGACGACTCCCTCGTAGATCTTGGAAGCCGGATTGAAGGTGAGGACCACCGGATCCCCCCTGAACCCATGGAGGAGGTCTCTCAAGAAATGGAACTCGAATAAGTTGTAGAAGAGGCTGAGGAGGACAAGGAGGGAGGCCGCGAGGTAGTGGGCGGCTGGCACCATCGCAACGGCGCGAAGGAACAGCCCAGCGGCGGAGATCTCGTCCACGCAGGCTGCGGACGCCATGGATGCCGGCGACATGGAGACGCCAGAAACCCCGCGATCAATCAGTGGAGGGCTTCGTCGTTTTATCCGATCAAGCCGTCGGCCGTTCAACGAGTTCCAAAAACGTAAACGTACCCTTATTTCAAGTACCCGCACATCCACCCGAAAGGAAGAGAAAGGATGCCGGCTTTGTCCGTGACCGTAGTTAAACTGGTAAGCGCCAGAAGAGTAGTAATAACGATGCTGTGGCGCGCTCACTAGCTTTGTCCGAGACCGTGACGTGGCTGCCTCCTGACTTCACGGACCTCCTAGTAGTGGGACCCAACATAGAGGTCGCCGGAAGTGCTTTGCGATTCACATCTGCACGAAACTCAGAACAAATCCAACCATCCACAACAAAATATCAGTTCAGCCGATTAGTTTTTCGCTAAATATATAGTTCTGCTTTTGTTGGAGGTGTATCATTGTCATTTCAATAGACAAGACGATCAACCGATCCTCGTCAACACGCCACTGTTTTGATGTGTTCGGCAAGCTAACTGGCGGCGAGGCAGGAGATCGAACTACATGCAAACGTGTTCTACAAGGCTGGATCGTTCAGAAGGCTCTTCTGTCACGCCTCATCGAGGATGCTACCTCTTGTTTAATCTAGTAGCCATTGCTGCTGCTTCTTTTTTTCTGGAACGGAAGTACgaaataaaaagaaagattttGGAGAAGACAGAGAAGATATATGAGCAAgaaaaagcttcttcttcttcctatagATAGAGATAAGCCCCTGTGTTCATCAGCTGGCCGAAAACTTGGTGGGATTGGGAAGAAAGTGTGTAGTAACTTGTTCCTCTCTTTCTGCAGTTAAATGACTGCAGGGGCACTTCAGGAGCCTGACGGAGACTGAGTTCACCCACCCGTTTTACTTTAAAATCATCAAAGATTGGAAGCCCCAAAGGGAAAGAGATGGATGACTGATGTAGCCATGTCACCGGCAAACTAAGAGGAAAGGGAAGGTTTTCCATCTTTTCAGAACCTTACAGTACTTCTCCATTTCAGAAGAAGCTTGCCATTCTCCAGTCTTGGATTTTGTTGTGGACTCTGACTTCCCTTGGTAATCTGAGTTCTGCCATTAGAATCGAACTGCATACTAATTAACAGTATACACACATATCTACAGACTGTTATACATACCTGTAAAATTGACTGCAGCACATCCTCCTTGTAGCTACAGTCACTACAGTACTCAATAGTATATTGAACGTATGGTGAGTCCATGGTTCGACTAGAGAGACACACTCCCCTCGAAAGGAAAAGGTCATGATAttttatgtatatatgcatacatcatacatatatataatcaacGCATGGTCCTATCTTGGTGCATTAATTATGTTCCAAGTCATGGAACTTCTGTTATCCCTTCCCCTCCTGACTTAGATAGCATGCATCATGCGAAAAGCCAAGTGTTCTTTGTTTGTGCAAGCTTCAATTAATGATCCTTGTCCTGAAGCTAATCTTGGCCTGGAACTGGACTGTGGACACGAATGATTGAGTGTACGATGCAAGGCACATTCCCAGTGCACATAAAGCAACAAGTGCCATAGGGTGGTCCTTCCTTTGGCTGCCTCCACATCTTGACTTCCAGACCAAGTAGCCTTGCAGCATAAAATAACGGCGCAAAGGGGGGCTGTTGGTGTGCATGAGAGAGGTGGCGGTGGCTTAAGATTTCTTTCTTGCTGTTGCCCCCACCGCCCAAATCGCCCTCAGGCCACCCTCTCCTTCTCTCCTTTCCCGTTCCTGTTTGATCACTGCACGCGCACTCGATGGCTGCTAACCCCCCGTCTCTTCCTTTCTTTACATTCCTCCTTTTTATTCTTTGTCCTTCCATCGCCTTCTGAACTTTGTATATAAGCCTGGACAGCCTCTAAACTAGCATTTTCTGTCTCTCactttctctctttctccttcTGCACGCGAAGAAGCCTGGCTGCCGGTGAGTTCCTCAACATCTCAGAGTAAATTACGCTGTTCCGCAGAGCTTACTGTGGTCGTACCGTCTTTCTCCTCCTCCACTGAGAGCATGTGGAAACCATAGCTATTGTAGGTATATGCTTCTCTCTTGCAGCCTTGGGAAATCGAGGTGTGGTGGTCACTGAAACTGAAAGCAGCCACATCATTGGCGTGCACTCAAAGAAACATAGGCATGATTGAAATTTATAGTCAATTTTTCCATCTGCTTTCTATGTTATACTCACTAAGATGATCAGATCTAGAACTTCGAAATATATTCCATACGCTTGTTGAATTCCAAGTATGGGATGTTCTTAATTATATAAAAGATTTAGAATGGGATATAATGTAAATAGCATTACCTTCTTGCACTGATGGTGTACCAGGTCATTTTCCAATCAATTCCTCCTATTTGCTTTCTAGATTTTGGGGATCTCTTTGATGAGGGTCTAAATCTTGTAGGGCCCGCTCATCACCTCTTCATCCATCTTAACTTGGTGCGAGGTCTCCAGGTGAATCCACAATGGAGAAGAGTTGTGTTCCACCTGGTTTCAGATTCCATCCCACAGAAGAAGAGCTTGTGGGCTATTACCTTGCAAGGAAGGTGGCTTCTCAAAGGATCGATTTGGAGGTCATCCAAGAAGTCGATCTCTATCGAATAGAGCCGTGGGAGCTTCAAGGTCTGTAGCCTTCAGAAAACTTAGCGGTGAGGAACTCTCACAGTTCACCTGTGTATATGATTGCagattcttctttttcctttgctTCGACAGATAGATGCAGACATGGGTATGAAGAGCAAAgcgagtggtacttcttcagctTCAAAGACAGGAAGTATCCAAGCGGAACTCGCACCAATAGAGCTACCGCAGCCGGTTTCTGGAAGGCGACAGGGCGAGACAAGCCGGTGTTGTCCAAGTCTCGAATAATAGGGATGAGGAAGACTCTTGTTTTCTACAAGGGACGAGCTCCAAATGGCCAGCGAACTGATTGGATCATGCATGAATACCGTCTTCAATCAAACGAAAATGAACCTGCTCAGGTAGATTTACCGTGTCGACGCAGTGCAGATCCAGAATACGATTTGCCTATGCTTATGCAACTGCCATGATGAGAAAACTAGGTTTTCTTCATCTATTCATCCATTTTGAGATGAAATGATTATTTACGGATAATAACATTTCTTGCTAACTTTGACGGGTAAATGTAAACCGCAGGAAGAAGGATGGGTTGTGTGTAGAGCGTTCAAGAAACCAAATCTCAATCAAAGGCCTTGCTACAACAATTTCGGACACAATCACTATGGTCGGCTTGCTGCCAAGCCTACATGCTTCATGGATTCTTTTCAGGGAGGAGCTCCATATGAAAGAAGTTTAGGTTATGAGATAGAACTTGAATCTAGGAAGAACCTCCTAGATCAGGTTCTTCACATCCCACAATTAGATAGCCCAAGTTTATCTTCAGGTTTCTCCAATAATGAACACTTTGAAGGTAATTGTATGGGCAGCAATGAGCATGGAACTGGGGACAGTAGCTGCCATGGCGAATTCGTCGATTGGAAAGTCCTGGACAAGTTGCTGTTATCGCAATTGAACGagtcgtcttcttcttcaaatatgCCAATTGTTCCAGTGAACTATGATGCAGGCGTTGAAGACCAAGGAGATCATTTCCTTGCAATGTTTGATAGATCATGATTCTGACTTTGCAGCTCATTTGAGAAAATAATAATGCTATTGGTATATTGGCAATAATATGTTGGTGGCTAAGATATATAAAGAGTCATATGATTTGCAGCAAATCTGAATTTTCTGCATGTACTAAGATATCAGCACAACTGATTTAAAGTTCACATTTCTGCTGTACCATTAATAATATTCAAATTATTACATTTCTGTTGTACTACACCAAACGCTCGACTCAGTGTTTTTGGTTTTGCATAATATAGTTCTTGCAATTCATCTGTGTGCAAAATATTATCAATTTGTAGTTTAATCATACAACACTGAAGTGTTCTCAAGAAATTTTCTTGGCCTGCAGAATGTTTATCACCAAAGACAACTTGTTCCTTCTAACTAATTCAGAAACAAATTGTTTGCTCCAAATTTTAGCAAATTAGTAGCAAGATTTCTGATGTATATTGCAAGTTGAAGGTCAACCTACAAGAATCATGAAAGGCCTTCCAAACATCATCATATATAGTTCTTTCTCTTGTGGGTTTGTTTAATCTCTTGCAAATTCCGTTCTTGCTACCACATCAAATGAAACCTTGTCTTGTTGAAGCTGCCGATTTCCATATTTTCTTTATCTTTATTTCTTGTTGCATGTCCTTCTTTGCTTCCCAGTTGTAATCAATCTTGTTCTTCCATGCATTTTTCTGCTTACTGTTTTAAGCAAATCATCAGTGCATCCAAATGAGCCTTTTCTTGATGAACTCTCTCATATCAGTTTCATACAATACTTTCTTAATTTCTTCTCACTTTCTGGTTGTAAGAGATACATTTATCTCAAAAGAAGGATTTTTTTGTTTCTTGACATTGGATGAAATTAAACTGTACTTCCATATAGCCAATAGTTTATTGCGGTCCAATTGATCAGGTAGTCAATTCAAATGACTCGCCACTCCCAAAAGTAAACTGTACAGAATGATGGTATTCTTTGTATCTGTTTGTCACTAGAAACAATTGCTGGCTGTCTATAGAACAAGCAGTGGTTTGCAATGAGAGAAATCTCACTTGAATGATGCTTCCAAGATCTTGGGCCAACAGGATAAGGATAGATATCTTCTGGTTAGTTTTCTTTCCATCACTGATGACTTTCCGATCGACCAATGCCAGCTTCTCCTTCTCATTACTTTAATTCAGTCGGTTTGACAGTATGATCATATGTCCCTTGCAAGCACTACTTGTCAAAGTTGTTGTGGTTTACACACTCTAATGATGATCAGCTGAAACACCAACCGAAGAAAAGCTCTCTTTGAGAGAAATGATTAAGATGCTGCAGTCGATCAACTCTGCAACAAGCTCGTGAGCTGCAGTCGAAAGCGGAAATGGGCCATCTCGAGGAGGACAAGAGTGGCCAGGCTGCCGCTGCATGGCGAAGCTTACGACTTTGCATGAGCGACGATGGCGAAGTACCGTACGCTGCAGGCAAGAATTCCACATGAACGATGAAGACCGGCGAGCAGAACGCTATAGTGCGCCCGTGGCACTGCCAGGCGACTGCGGACGTGCGGCCGTACTTGGACTCAAGCGGCGGCGCCGTAGAGGCTTATGGGTGATCGCATGTGATAGAGACGAGGATATCAGACTTGGGTTTCATTTCCGTTAACCATTCGATTATATACAAACTGTTTAACTATTTGTACCATCTAATTAGACTATAAATTTCCTTGGGTTAATCTAAACTATACTTTTTAATGTGTGCTTATGTTCGAGCGGATGGTTAAGTCAATTAAGTTCGAGTGGAAATCCCCTTTGGCTTGTAGCTTTGTTTTACTGGTCGGTCAAAGTTTATGGTAGCTAATAAACATAGCGAGCCTTATTTTATGTATTAGCCATCACTAATTAGGAACCTTCATCAAGCTCATAAACGTTATTTTAATATACTTTCTGAACTCGATTAActatttagtattttttttaatttattcataCTTGTACATAGATAACTTAATCCTTCCGACTAATCAATTACTCATGAACATTTCATAATCACTGTACTTGATCCGAATCCAATTAATTGACATCCTAACTCGATTTAGGCCTTGGTCGGTCTTTTGAGGCATGCCCCTCAGATCGGATCGGGTCGTATCGGATTCATCTTTATTTTATTTGCTACCCGTTTCTTGATCATATTTATACGGCATCCGACGTACCGAAGCGACTCTATTCGACTTCGCCGCGCACCGTTCCTTTTTACTTTTAATTAATTTGGTTATGGACTTAAACTTGACCCGGACCGAACCGAGGCCCGGTCCAATCATCTTCCCAATTCGATATCCACCTTCCGATGTGAAACGTGTCGATCGGATACGAAATCTCAGGCCGCCGTTGCGGTTGTCACACCCTTCGAGCTGAATCGGTTCGGTTAATTACCTAGGTTTTGTATTTTATAAGCCCAGCACCAAAAGCCCCACTCAGTTCTTCCCGTCCTGTTCCTTCCCGTTCCTCGTCTCGCTCTTGTTTTACTGTATCATTTCTCTTTCGCGTGCTCGATTCGTCGCCGCCTCTTGCAATCTCTCGCATTCGGCGTTAGAAAGGGGAGTCGTGTCGATGCAGCCGGAGAGAGCGAGGGAGGCGGCGGCGGGGCCGTCGGGGGAGGAGGCGAAGGCGGAGGGCGAGGAGCACGAGGCGATCCTTGCGCGGGCGCAGCGGCTGATCTCGAAGATCGTCGAGACCCAGGCGAACCCGAACCCCAGGCACCTCCACGCGTTGGCCACGATACTAGAGGCTCAAGAATCCAGGTACCTTCCCTTCTCATCGATTTCGTAATTGGGAGCCTGGTGTTGGTTTAGGGTTTCTTGTGTTTTCTTTATTTTGCTTGGCTTCTTCTCCTGCCGTTTTCTCCCATCAGGCCAAATCAGAGTCCGTGTTTTCTGCTTTCCCTTGCATTGTTAAGTAAGTTTACTTAACTTTGATGAACGGGACAATTTCTGCATGGCCGAAAAGACGCTGGAAACCACCATTTTGCTTTATCTGGAAAATGGCCGTTTTGGGTGGCCAATGACACATGTAAGAAACACCCTCTTATCGTGAGAAATTAAATAAGCAGATTCGTGTTCTGATCATTGTGGAAAAATATTTTATCTCTTGAACACTCAAGTTTGAATCGATCCATATATATTGAATACCATGCCCTGTGAAGTTTGAAGAGTGAAACTTGGAGAATGTTACCCGTATTTATGTGCTCGTCTTTAGGACCAAGAAGCTTTGGAAATATGTCTTCCCACATTTCAAGCACGTTTAATGAAATTTTCTTTAAGACAAGGAAATTAGTTTGATAGAAAATAATTCAATTTGTTGTCACAAGTTTTATGGGTTGAAGTAAGCTAGGTAGAACGTCACAAATGAAGCTGTTGTTGGATACTTTGAATCACCTTTAATTTGCATCCCATTTAAGTGATGAATATATTCTCCAATGGTCATTGCCTGTTGGTGCTAGGATGATCTACAATTGTGAGAATCTCGGGAGGTAATGAATTGAAAGTTTAAGGTTTCTTAAAGGATCGAGAAGATGACATCCTTGGTTCATGGATTCAAATTGAAGCATCTCAAAGTAGATGTTACAAAATAAGATGTAGGGCCACCTATCAATGTCTCCTTTGATTCAAGATAGAGGAAAGGCCTCCCAGTCTAAACTAAAGGAACTGAACCAAAGGAATATAGCTCATGTCAATGCTGAAATGAAGTAAAGCAAATCTCAAAAATCATGCTCAAGAGGCTCATGATGCTCTATATTTGCATTATTCTTTGAACTTGATTAAAGTAGCCTCATTTTTCCACTTCTCTCATTCTTGTTGTGATTGAAGTATTGAACCCCCAAACCGGACCTTTGACTTGCGTAAGATTAGGGGCTGTCCAACATTATTTGAGATAGGAAACTTTCACCTTAAGCAGATTTTCAGCTCTCCTCTGACCAACATTTCTTGGATCAATTGGGGCTTTAGAATAGAGTTTTCTGGGCTTATCAGACTATTGTAATTGGTCAAATTCTTGCTAGTCTTAGTTGGCGAATATTAGAATCTCCTTGAGTTTGGCACATGTTTTGACTAGTAAACAAGTCCAAACTCATTTAAATATTCATCTTACATATGTAGGCAGCATACATGGTCGCTAAGGCTTATAGCATGGCTGACCAAGCCTAAAGCAGACGCAGCCAACTCTTATTGTCCACGAGTCCCAAATGAGGTTAGCCATGCCATGGCTGATGCTGCCTCTTCTAGCCTACTTCTGATAGCAATGTGGTTGTGGTCAATTCTAGGTCTGCTGGAAGTATTATCAGAAGGATATGTGAAACAGATATGAGAGAGGTTCTTGGTGAGATGCTTTTGGAGTTGTATAGCTTAACTATAtaaaattgtgataatttattgcttATGACCAAGGATCTCCTTTTTGTGGTACAGGTACATACTGTACTTTCTGGTTGCACCTGGCATAAGCCAAAAATTGCCCTGTGCATCTGCCAAAATGATTTGATACATGTGAACTTTCGAAGATTGGTATGGCAGCCCTGGACTATGACATATTGTCATGGATAAATACTATGAAGAAGATCTATGATGTAAGGGAACAATACATGTTTGGAAAGCTAGTTGTCAGTATTTTTCCTCTAGGTGGAGCTTATGCACATGtaccattcttcttcttcttgagccATGAAGAAGTACATACATATTGCTGTGACAaccttgatatattttatattatgcagAATATGAATTTTCTAATGACATTCCTTGGTCCTCTTGTAATCATTAGTTAAATTCTCATGAACGCCAAAAGTGTCCAGTTGTTTAAGCCTACTTGTATCTTCTTGATATTCAGGATAGATGGGTATAACCTTTGCAGATTGTTATGAAATCGATGTGATATAACTTCACTCTACTTTGTGCATTTGATGCACAAATATAGAGGTCACGAATAGCCTCAATGTGTCTCTGGTCATGTATTTGATCgagttattaaaaaaaaaagagcttgGTTCAgcttgataatttataatttgTTAATGCTTTTACTCAGTAAGTTGATTTCTTTTTCCAAGAACTACTATGATTTTCCATCCTTTTACTAGTCACTCTCTGTAGTTTCATTCCTGATTGCCATTGAACCAATATCACTCTCCGGCTAAAGCCTTCCGAGCATGTTGGCATGAGATATAGGCTGTAATAATTGTTAAGCATGCATTACATCACTGACTAGGAGGGTTATCAAAGAAAAAACAACACAAGGCAAAGGAAACATGCCATCGAAAATGTAGGAAACATACTGTTTGCCCAGTCATGGTTACGAAGAAACAGTTTCCCTCTCAACTTTAGACTTCTCCTGAAGGAGTTAGGAAACCAAATTAGTATTTTTCTCAGAGCTAGAAGGAAATTAAGTACGTGCATGGCGTAATTCATAGTGGTATTACAACCATGGACATTGTTTGTTATCAACCAGCAAACGATACacaaaataattattgaataagtTAGAATCTGATTTTGAGGGTTCATATCTGCTTGTAATCAATTGAAGAGGGAACCACTATTATCATAAATGCAAATTCAGGTATACTGAATGAAACATATGATTGTAAAGAGAAAGAACATAATTTATCCAGTGTAGTCCACCTAAGCAGTCCCATTTTCGAGTAGCATTCAATATGGAAGAAATTGTGATGATTTGGAAAAGGGAAAATGTatatacatgcatgcatgcatgcatatgtaCATAAAAATAAATGGTTTAAAGCACAGTTTAAAATATGACAGTATGCCAACCATACCGTCCATATTGGTCTGATGTCATACCAATACACTGACTATACTGATTGGTAATGACAGATCAAATTTTTTTAGTAATTTTCTTATTGGTATGCTAAGACATAACAAGTTCTATTAATCAATGTATGCTTAGTCTGATAAGTTCTGATTATGCTATGAAACTATGAATACCAACGATAGTAGTTAAAATCTTGGGCAGAAGTGTTTGGTTATAGTATTCTATCCATAGTTTCTCTACATATTTTAATACCTATGGTAATTATCTTATTATCATTTTTCTGGTTTCTACTTTGGATCCTTTGTAGCTACTGTATCCTGATTGGCACTGAAGTCCATCTTGTTAGATAAGGCCTGTTGTCTTGGATGAAGGATTTTCTGAAAACCAGCAGGATTCGGTATGATGTAACTGTAGTAGCTTTTAATGAATGCCGTTATGATTAATCTTCTAGCTTAGTAGATTGTTCTGAAATAACAGCAAGAAGAAACTCATTTACACTAGAGTGGAGGGTTATGTTAATGTAGGATGAGTTTGATAGAGGAAGGAAAGGATAATACTaagaaaagataataaaaaagagATAATTATCAGACTCACTCAAAATCAAGGAAGAACCACCAAGATGAGCACCTTCACCTACGCATGTGTCAAACATGAAGGATGGTCTCATACCATCAGAGAAAAGATATTACTCTCATATTAATGTGAGAAAAGAACTAATTCCTTGTTGATTAATGCATCTCATTCTTTTTCTCAGATCTATCTATTATCCCAAGTATAATGAAGAACAGAAAAAttcaaaaaacaagaaaaaaatgcaATTACATCTAGCTAAATCAATCTATTATTCCTTCTTTGAAGAAGAAACATTCGATATTTGATTTGCAAACAATCTTTTCTTTTAATCATGTTCTTGATTGATTTATATACTTCCATCTTCATCAAATGAAAAAAGTTCCTTATGGTATAAAATCTTCAATCAAATTTAAGGCTTATCTCCTTTTTCTTTAAGAATTTTAATCAAACCTATGATTGTCTCCTTCCAtttgttttacctttttttttccttctttaggGCAATCTTGTTAACTGATATAGGATTGTGGTATTCTTGGACAATATTGGTAACTAGTATAGGTTTGTAGTAGATGTTATCCTGTAATTACTTATGGAAGAATTTGCAAAAACAATCTGaaactaataaaaaaattatttaaataataaataattaaaatgatcctgcatcattcatttttattgCGTAGGAACTCATTCCTAATCTATATAACTGAAATATAATTGATTTTGATCAAAGTGATGTAATATCTTGGCTAAATCAAAACTTCTGATATCAAATTTGATGTAGGACGAGTTCGAGTGAACAAataaagtatatatatgtatatacatgaaaATACAAAAGAAGATAATTATCAAACATGCCTTGGCTTAAAGGGAAATTCCTAGGATTAAGGCTTCACATCTTTCAAGTGTCTCATTGGTGAACATTGGATTCATATTATTGGAAAAATAAATAAGGCCATGAATTACTCACACATATGCAGGGTAAtatacttttatttattttttgatatattcatttaaaaatataatagaaaAATTGGGAGTATGAAACTTTGAGAATGGAAGTCTTGCATTTCCCCAAGTACCTTCGGATTTATAccatcataaaatataaatgtaCCTTTAAACCACTAACAAACAATTGTAGGAAAATGTACTTGTTTACATCAAttctttaatttaaatatattctaATTGTAATCATGATTTGCTTTATCGGTCTATACCGATGTACTGGCTGGCAATCAATACGGTATGTATCGAAACATACTGATGTACTGACACACAGTATAGTGGGGCATACCGACAAACCAGTATGTACCACCCTTATTGGTCCCTTATTGGACTGATACATATcacccataccgagcggtatgttATAGTACAGCAAACCTTGATTATAAtgccatttttttcttttatatactaCCCAAGTACAAGAATAAaaggaaaatacaaaaaataaggaaaaaatacTATGACATTGATTTAAAACAATAATTTATTCTTTTGTTTTTCAAAAAAGAtaacattttagattttttttaaaaagaatcTTCCTTTTTGATGTTAAATTCAACTTGTAAGACCTCCATCTTgataaaaaatgacataaattAGTGCATAATTTACTATTGTCTTTGATCATTTTGGTTTCTTTGTGCCTACTCTTCATTATTGTTTGACTTGTTTCCTGCTCTTTGTTTCAGATATCTTCAGGAAACTGCAAATTCACCTTTCAACAATGTTCGGACATCTCACAATATAGGAAAGCTTGGTAACTTAGTGCGGGTATGTATTTTATATAACAGTGTGGCTATTTATTTCCTCTAGATCTGTTTTGCATGTGTTGCTGGAAGAAGCACAAAGGCTACATGTATAGTGATTTTGTCAGGATAATGATGAATTTTATGAGTTGACATCGTCCAAATTCCTAACGGAAAGTAGA comes from Musa acuminata AAA Group cultivar baxijiao chromosome BXJ3-3, Cavendish_Baxijiao_AAA, whole genome shotgun sequence and encodes:
- the LOC135633511 gene encoding NAC domain-containing protein 105-like, with translation MEKSCVPPGFRFHPTEEELVGYYLARKVASQRIDLEVIQEVDLYRIEPWELQDRCRHGYEEQSEWYFFSFKDRKYPSGTRTNRATAAGFWKATGRDKPVLSKSRIIGMRKTLVFYKGRAPNGQRTDWIMHEYRLQSNENEPAQEEGWVVCRAFKKPNLNQRPCYNNFGHNHYGRLAAKPTCFMDSFQGGAPYERSLGYEIELESRKNLLDQVLHIPQLDSPSLSSGFSNNEHFEGNCMGSNEHGTGDSSCHGEFVDWKVLDKLLLSQLNESSSSSNMPIVPVNYDAGVEDQGDHFLAMFDRS